From a single candidate division KSB1 bacterium genomic region:
- a CDS encoding cytochrome C, protein MENLVNILKNPDNIPIVGLLFIIPFYVWLWWREARRNDRRLANGEFEKMKAEAQDRIHTWPYLTRNEFLSAIIVMIILTVWSILLDAPLEEPANPSRTPNPSKAPWYFLGLQEMLVYFDPWIAGVVLPTLIIMGLMAIPYIDPNKKGNGYYTFKERPFAISIFLFGFLVLWLSLIMLGTFLRGPGWNFFAPWELWDPHKVVAMVNVDLHEVVGIRSKLGAGLFGLAVVGGYFALIPIYWFWKRDKSEILKTLGPLRYSVTAFLLLSMMGLVIKMFLRIAFNIKYIWVTPWFNV, encoded by the coding sequence ATGGAAAACCTCGTCAATATTCTGAAGAACCCCGACAACATTCCGATCGTGGGACTGCTGTTCATCATCCCGTTTTATGTGTGGCTGTGGTGGCGCGAGGCCCGGCGCAACGACCGCCGCCTTGCCAACGGCGAATTCGAGAAGATGAAGGCGGAGGCGCAGGATCGCATTCACACCTGGCCCTACCTGACCCGCAATGAGTTCCTCTCCGCCATCATCGTGATGATCATCCTCACCGTCTGGTCGATCCTGCTGGATGCCCCCCTGGAAGAGCCCGCCAACCCCTCGCGCACGCCCAATCCTTCCAAGGCGCCGTGGTACTTTCTCGGGCTGCAGGAGATGCTGGTTTACTTCGACCCCTGGATCGCCGGGGTGGTGCTGCCCACGCTCATCATCATGGGTTTGATGGCGATTCCCTACATCGATCCCAACAAAAAGGGCAACGGCTACTACACCTTCAAGGAGCGGCCTTTTGCCATTTCGATTTTTCTCTTCGGGTTTCTGGTGCTGTGGCTGTCGTTGATCATGCTCGGCACGTTTTTGCGCGGCCCGGGCTGGAACTTTTTCGCACCGTGGGAATTGTGGGATCCGCACAAGGTGGTGGCGATGGTGAACGTCGACCTGCACGAGGTGGTCGGCATTCGCTCAAAGCTGGGCGCCGGGTTGTTCGGCCTGGCGGTGGTGGGCGGATATTTTGCGTTGATTCCGATCTACTGGTTTTGGAAGCGGGACAAGTCCGAAATTCTCAAAACGCTGGGGCCGTTGCGCTACAGCGTCACGGCCTTTTTGCTGTTGTCGATGATGGGCCTGGTCATCAAGATGTTTTTGCGGATCGCGTTCAACATCAAGTACATCTGGGTAACGCCCTGGTTCAATGTCTAA